The proteins below come from a single Phocoena sinus isolate mPhoSin1 chromosome 2, mPhoSin1.pri, whole genome shotgun sequence genomic window:
- the LOC116748633 gene encoding calpain small subunit 1-like codes for MGEASVQYNPEPPPPRAQYSNIQANESEKARQFRRLFAQLAGEDMEVSATELMNILNKVVTRHPDLKTDGFGIDTCRSMVAIMDSDTTGKLGFKEFTYLWNNIKKWQAIYKQFDIDRSGAIGSSELPGAFEAAGFRLNEHLYSMIIRRYSDEGGNTDFDNFISCLVRLDATFRAFKSLDKDGTGQTQVNTQEWLQLTTYS; via the coding sequence ATGGGTGAGGCGTCTGTGCAGTACAACCCAGAGCCCCCGCCCCCTCGCGCCCAATACTCCAACATCCAGGCCAATGAGAGTGAGAAGGCCCGGCAGTTCCGGAGGCTCTTTGCCCAGCTGGCTGGAGAGGACATGGAGGTCAGTGCCACAGAACTCATGAACATTCTCAACAAAGTCGTGACCCGACATCCTGATCTGAAGACTGATGGTTTTGGCATTGACACGTGTCGCAGCATGGTGGCCATTATGGATAGTGACACGACCGGCAAGCTGGGCTTCAAGGAATTCACGTACTTGTGGAACAACATCAAAAAGTGGCAGGCCATATACAAACAGTTTGACATTGACCGTTCAGGGGCCATTGGCAGCAGTGAGCTCCCAGGGGCCTTTGAGGCAGCAGGATTCCGCCTGAATGAGCATCTCTACAGCATGATCATCCGACGCTACTCAGATGAGGGAGGGAACACTGATTTTGACAACTTCATCAGCTGCCTGGTCAGACTGGATGCGACGTTCCGTGCCTTCAAATCTCTTGACAAAGATGGCACTGGACAAACCCAGGTGAACACCCAGGAGTGGCTGCAGCTGACCACGTATTCCTGA